The following are encoded in a window of Geoalkalibacter ferrihydriticus DSM 17813 genomic DNA:
- a CDS encoding prepilin-type N-terminal cleavage/methylation domain-containing protein has protein sequence MVYPGNNKGFSLLEVMIALAVVAIALTTLLSLGNRSINAQGEIQRLTRATMLAERVMSEVETYYRLGRDSELEPEGVFDEPFQDYRWELVFSDTLLPAVQQIDVLVFWGPARRMERVELTSFVFRPGESIRL, from the coding sequence ATGGTTTACCCGGGAAACAACAAAGGTTTTTCCCTGCTGGAGGTCATGATCGCCCTGGCGGTGGTTGCCATCGCTCTTACCACTCTGCTCAGTCTGGGCAACCGCTCAATCAACGCTCAAGGCGAAATCCAGCGGTTGACGCGGGCCACCATGCTGGCTGAGAGAGTTATGAGCGAGGTCGAAACTTATTACCGTCTGGGACGTGACAGCGAACTGGAACCTGAAGGTGTTTTCGACGAACCTTTTCAGGATTACCGCTGGGAACTGGTTTTTTCCGACACACTTCTGCCGGCGGTGCAGCAGATCGATGTGCTGGTCTTCTGGGGTCCGGCCCGACGGATGGAGCGCGTTGAACTGACCTCTTTCGTGTTTCGCCCGGGAGAGTCGATCAGGCTATGA
- a CDS encoding Tfp pilus assembly protein FimT/FimU, whose translation MPILRTGTSNNILCRLGNARGFTLIELGIVVLILALMSVLTVPLLGRVGDAELKSAGRKIAGTVKYLYNEAALQGLTHRMTFDLDGTTIATQRQELNGEWTALPGRYGRAALPGSVRIKNVEVFGKGSFSSGAVSMDIYPVGWLEEAVLHLEDGLGKMTVRFSPLTGTAEFYDDHREFR comes from the coding sequence ATGCCGATATTGAGAACTGGAACATCCAATAACATACTCTGCCGGCTCGGCAACGCGCGCGGCTTTACCTTGATCGAACTGGGCATTGTCGTTCTGATTTTGGCGCTGATGTCCGTATTGACGGTGCCGCTCCTCGGCCGTGTCGGCGATGCGGAGCTCAAGTCCGCTGGGCGAAAGATTGCCGGAACTGTTAAATATCTCTACAACGAAGCGGCCTTGCAGGGGCTGACTCACCGCATGACTTTTGATCTCGACGGCACCACGATTGCCACCCAGCGTCAGGAACTCAATGGCGAGTGGACGGCATTGCCCGGTCGTTATGGTCGGGCCGCATTGCCCGGTTCGGTGCGCATCAAAAACGTTGAGGTTTTCGGCAAAGGCTCCTTTTCTTCCGGCGCGGTGTCCATGGATATCTATCCGGTGGGTTGGCTCGAGGAGGCGGTGTTGCACCTGGAGGATGGTTTAGGAAAAATGACGGTGCGTTTTTCTCCCTTGACGGGCACCGCCGAATTTTATGACGACCACCGCGAGTTCCGCTGA
- the gspG gene encoding type II secretion system major pseudopilin GspG — translation MTKYLKHSQRGFTLIEIMVVVIILGILAGIVVPRLLDEPDEARRTKAQVQIRSFEEALAMFKLHNGFFPSTEQGLQALVRKPETGRIPNNYREGGYIRQIPLDPWGNPYVYLSPGVHGEYDLISYGADGEPGGEGRNADIENWNIQ, via the coding sequence ATGACGAAATATCTCAAGCACTCTCAGCGCGGATTTACCCTGATTGAAATTATGGTGGTGGTAATTATTCTCGGCATTCTTGCCGGAATCGTGGTGCCGCGGCTTCTCGACGAGCCCGATGAGGCGCGTCGCACCAAGGCCCAGGTGCAGATTCGCAGCTTCGAAGAGGCTCTGGCCATGTTCAAACTGCACAACGGCTTTTTTCCCTCCACCGAACAGGGGCTTCAGGCACTGGTGCGCAAACCGGAAACAGGCCGCATTCCCAACAATTATCGCGAAGGTGGATATATCCGGCAAATTCCTCTGGATCCCTGGGGTAACCCCTATGTCTATCTGAGCCCCGGCGTACACGGTGAATATGACCTGATTTCCTACGGTGCCGACGGCGAACCGGGCGGCGAAGGGCGCAATGCCGATATTGAGAACTGGAACATCCAATAA